From the Pirellulales bacterium genome, the window ATTGTGCAAACGTGGCGATCGGTGCACTTTCCGCCTACAGCCATCGACTCGGTGCTGATTCTGACATTTTTTCCTGAGGCCGGAGGCGGGCGCATCGAACTGAACCACATCAACGTGGCCGACGAAGATTTCGCCGGCGTCAGCCACGGTTGGCAACAACATTACTGGACGCCGTGGCGTGCGTATCTTACAAGTAAAGTTTGAACAGCCAGTTCTGCATCTTTCTTCCAGGCAAAAAATTCATTCTGGAGAAAATGAAATGGCCGCCGCTTCCATCAAAGAGATTGCCTTCGGAGATTTAGAGCGTGAGTTGGACGTTACCCGCAAGGTTTTGGAACG encodes:
- a CDS encoding SRPBCC domain-containing protein, which translates into the protein FTGHPVVIGPQPGAEFRAFEGKISGKILHVEPKRLIVQTWRSVHFPPTAIDSVLILTFFPEAGGGRIELNHINVADEDFAGVSHGWQQHYWTPWRAYLTSKV